GTAATTGAGCCAATCGATGACCAATCAATCGCATCGACTCCCAAAGCCACCCAACTAAATCCGGCGATCGCACCGACAACTGCATGAGAAGAAGATACAGGCAAACCCCGTGATGTGGCAATTTGCAGCCACACCCCAGAAGCCAGTAATACTGTCACCATCCCCATAACTAATATCTGAGGGGTAGCAGCGAATAAAGCAGGATTAGCAATTTTCGTCGCTAGGGTTTCCGTTACCTCATGCCCAAACAATACTGCACCTGCAAACTCTAACACTCCAGCAATGATTAAAGCCTGCTTTAAGGTAACAGCTTTGGAACCAACAGAAGTTCCCATTGCGTTAGCAACATCGTTAGCACCGAGGTTAAAGGCAACGTAGAAAGCGAGTACAGCGACTAGTGCGAGAGTGATGAGCATTTTGGGATGAGGGAGTGTGGGGAGTGTGGGGAGTGTGGGGAGTGTGGGGAGTGTGGGGAGTGTGGGGAGTGTGGGGAGACAAGGAATAAAAAGCAGAAGAAGCAGAGGAGAAATAACTCTTACCTGTTCCCTGTTCCCTGTTCCCTTTGACAAATGCCCTATGCCCCATGCCCAATTATTAGGGATAAATCAAAATTTTGTATGTTTCCGGTGTGGGAGCGATCGCTCGATCTACAGCTTGTGATAAATCTTGTAAGGGATAGCGATCGCTAATTAACGCTTCTACATTAATGCGTCGATTAAATACAATATCGGCTGAGAGATTTTGTAGGCGGTAGGATGAACTATAACTGCCCATCAAGTCGATTTCCCGACGGTAAAGAATATTCGGGTTGATGGGAATTGATACTTCATCGGGAAACTCCGCGAAAAAGAGAATTTTGCCACCTTTACGAGTACAATCTAAAGCCTGAAAGAAAGCTTTGTCGCTGGGGACAGCTAGTAAGGTGACATCCACACCCAACCCATCAGTGATAGCATGAATTTTTGCGGGTAAATCGGGATCGCGAGCGTCAAAAGCGGCTTCTGCACCGACATTTAAAGCTTTTTCAATTCTAGAGGGTAGTAGATCGGTAGCGATCGCTCTAGCTCCGAAATACTTCACCAACATGACAAACATTAACCCTATTGGCCCCGCACCAGTTACCAAAACAGTTTGTCCGGGTGCAATTTGCGCTTTTTTCACTGCCTTCAAGCAGCAATTAGTCGGTTCTACAAAACTTGCTTCTTCAAAACTTATATCATCGGGAATGGGAATTAAACCACCATTTTGCACAATATGTCCTGGGACTTTGACATATTCGGCAAAACCGCCGCCACTAGCGTTAAATCCCGCTGTCGTGGAGATGTTTTTATAGACATCACACATGGAATAATTTTCATTGAGGCAGTAAGCGCAATGCATACAGGGGATATGGTGCATTACCGCCACCCTTTGTCCCACTTGCCAATTTTTGACACCAGAACCCACAGATGCGATCGTTCCCGCAGTTTCATGTCCAAAAATACGCGGCGGTTCGTATAGCGGGTAACGAATTTTTTTGATATCTGATTGACACAAACCCACCACCCGTACCTGTACCAGCACTTCATCCGGTTCCAGAGTCGGTACTGGGATCTCTTCGTAGGAAAGTTGATTGACGCCTCTAAATACCTGTGCTTTCACGTTGATTTTTCACCGTTCAACGTTATTAGATGTAACATTTAGTCGTCAACTTTAAGCTATCTAGTTTGAAAATTATCAACAAAGGCAGAGAGTAAGGGGAATGAGGGAGTGTGGGAGGTGTGGGGAGTGTGGGAGGAGAGGGAGATGAGGGAGAATATTGACTCTTGACAAATGACAAATGACAACCCTAACCTTTACTTAGTGTGTCACTTGCGTCAGTCATACTGGTTTCGCAAAAATCGTCAACAAGACAGGCCCTAATAAATAGTAGTGACCAATACAGCTTAATCCAGCAGACGCACCCATCAGTTCGCGTTGATTAGAGCTATAAAATCTAACTTTGCCAAGGGAACCCAACTTCAGATGCAGTTCTGGCTTACCTTTAACAGTGGTATCAACTAAATAAAAACGTCCACCAGGTGAAAGCACTCGCCCTACTTCGTTCAAAATCTGTGTGGGTTCTAGATAGTGTAAGAAACTTATAGTGTTAAAAACAGCATCAAACTGACCATCCGCAAAGGGAAGGAACTCAGCCTTACCTTCCACATAAATCAACCGGGGGCGATGGCGGTTGTTCTGTCTGGCTACCCGCACCATTTGAGGAGATAAATCTAATCCAGTACCGCGCAGATCGGGAAATTTAGCAGCAAGGCGATCTAACAAGCGTCCTGTACCACAACCCAAATCTAATACATGAGGACGTGGTGGTAAATCAACGTATTCTAGCAACCGTTTGTGAACGCTTTGGTAAAACACAGATGGTAAAAGCCAGTCATAACTAGGTGCCCAAAGGTCAAAAGCTTGCTTTTTTTCATTAATAAAGTTAATGGTCATTTGTCATTGGTCGTTGGTCATTGGTCAAAAGGCAATAGTTATTTCTTTTCCCCTGCACCCTGCCCCCTTGCCTCTTTCCTGTACTCTAGCCTAAAGCTCGCACTCCTGCATTTGAGCATAAACGCCCATTCAAGTTCGGTTACACCTACATAAAGACCGCCAACTTGGCGTGTCAAATTTATCTTGAGGCGATAGGATAGCGATGCATAGACAAATCATCCGGAATGTAGGGACTTGATGGTGTAGTCAGATTTGTCAGAAAAAGAGAAATGCACCGACAAAGGAACTAACTAAAACTTATATTGTCTGCATAAAACTCAATTAACTAGCGTATAAATTTATAGGGATGAAAATCCCAAGCACTAAGCGAACTTTGCAATTATAAATTATTAGGAGAAAAATTATGACTTGCTTTACTCAAATTCTGTTACATCACGATCTACTTTACCCAGTGCGTGAATGGTTAGAAAGTATAGAAATTCATAACCGCAAACTAGCTCATTTCTTGTGTAAAGCTATTCCTGCTCAATGTCCGTTTGAAAGAGACATCAAACTCTTTGGTAGAAAGTTGGTTCACATTCCACCGATGTGTAAGTTAAATCCTCTTTACGAACAAGTAGTAACATTACGTTTTAAAGCTCTCTGTTATCTTGCGGATAAGTGTGGTGAAGATGTAGCAGTCTACTGTTAAATCTTGATGATTTTGTGATGTAGCAGTCATTGAGAACCGCAGATTTACGGTTGTTACGTACTCAGAACTATACTAAGCTGGCGTAGTACTAATTAGATGTCTAACTATCTAGTAGTTAGTACCGATCTAAAACCTGCCTAATCTGTGTCTCTGTAACTCTATCCTGCTGAAATTATCAACATTATCTATGACGCACATCTTACTGGTTGAAGATGAAGTCAAACTCGCACGTTTTGTAGAATTGGAACTAAATTATGAGGGTTATCAAGTTAGTGTTGCTTACGATGGATTAACTGCCATTACCGCAGCGCAGAACTTGCATCCTGATTTAATTATTTTAGATTGGATGTCACCAGGTTTATCGGGGTTAGAAACTTGTCGCCGCCTGCGAAGTACTGGCGATCGAGTACCGATAATTATATTAACTGCTAAAGATAAAGCAAGCGATCGCATTTTAGGCTTAGAGGCTAATGCTGATGATTATCTAGTTAAACCCTTTGATGTTGAAGAGTTAGTCACTAAAGTCCGTACCCATCTGCGCAGAATCCAGAAAAAAGATGTTGCAGATGTCTTAGAATTTGAAGATCTCAGTTTGAATCGTCGGACAAGGAAAGTTTGCCGAGGTCAACGTTTAATAGAGTTAACTGACCAAGAATTTGATTTACTGGAATATTTATTGATTCATCCTAAACAAGTCGTTACCAGCGATCGCATACTAGAAGAAGCCTGGAGTCACGATCATATAGGCGATTCTAAAATAATTGAAATCTATATTCGCTATTTACGCCAAAAGCTGGAAGCTAACAACGAAAAGCCTCTGCTTCAAACCGTGCATGGTGTCGGCTACGTTTTAAATGCTTAATTCAGACTCGTACAAATCCTTTAAACTGCCGTATGTCATGGCTGTTTGGGGGATGTTTTGCTTTTGAGTAAAGCTCAGATCGTTAAACCTCTATATTTTATCTAGCTCTGAGAATTTTGTACTCTTACTTAAAGCGCATACAATTGCGAGTCTCTTGTATTAAGATGCACACAGTTGACTCTACACCTCAGCACTGAATATTAAAATCGCAATGACCTATTTAGAAACCGCGGCGCAATTTTACCGCGAAGTTGCAGAAACACCACAAGTGGGACTTTGTTGTGTCCAAAGTACACCCCTGCAACTACCTGGGCTAAAAGTTCCTCTTGCAATGCAGGAAATGAATTATGGTTGTGGTACTACCGTTCACCCAAATGAATTAGCTAACCAACCTACTGTTTTATATGTTGGGGTTGGTGGTGGCTTAGAAGCCTTACAATTCGCTTACTTTTCTCGCCGTGTAGGTGCTGTAATTGCTGTCGAACCAGTTGCAGCCATGCGAGAAGCCGCTAGACGCAATTTAGAAATTGCTGCTCAAGAAAATCCCTGGTTTGACACTAGTTTTGTCGAAATCTGCGAAGGTGACGCTTTTAATTTACCCGTTGCTGATGCTGCTGTAGATGTGGTAGCACAAAACTGTCTTTTTAATATATTTGAACCAGAAGATTTAACCCGTGCTTTAAAAGAAGCATTTCGCGTCTTAAAACCAAGCGGACGTTTGCAGATGAGCGATCCGATCGCGACTCGTCCCATTCCAGCACATTTACAACAAGATGAACGACTACGCGCTATGTGCTTATCAGGCGCACTCACATATGAAGAATACACTCAACTAATAGTCAATGCTGGCTTTGGTCAAGTGGAAATTCGTGCCCGCCGTCCTTATCGTCTGTTAGATACTTTAACTTATAACTTAGAAGAAAATTTACTCCTAGAAAGTCTAGATTCTGTCTCTTTCAAAGTTGCTATACCAGAAGACGGAGCTTGTATTTTTACTGGCAAAACGGCAATTTATTCTGGCGCAGAACCCTGGTTTGATGACTCAGCAGGTCATCTGTTGCAGCGCGGTATTCCCGCAGCAGTCTGTGATAAAACTGCTGCCAAACTTGCTGCTTTAAAGCCAACAGAAATCGCGATCACCGATTCGACATGGCACTATAACGGTGGGGGTTGCTGTTAATTCTTAAAGGTTCAAAACAGGCGATCGCTGAGTAGGCGATCGCTACTAGCCTGACAGAATTTCTAATTGCTACAACTAAAGCGAAGAATTTTTTCTATTTTATAAGATAAGGATACACAATGCAGATTCAATCGCTAAATTCACTAGATATAAAAATAACTCCTTTCAAACAAAAAGTTAGCCACACCTTAACTAAAACAAATATATCTATATTGCAAATTAATCTCGGTAAACGTTGCAACCTGGCTTGTACGCACTGCCATGTCGAAGCAGGCCCAAAACGCACAGAAGAACTTACTCCAGACATTTGCGAACAGTTGATTGAAGTAATTCAAAAATTCCCCCAAATTAAAATTGTCGATTTAACTGGTGGCGCACCAGAAATGAATTATGGATTTAAACCATTAGTAGAAGCAGCCAGTAGAACTGGTAAACAGGTAATTGTCCGTTCAAATTTGACGATTTATTTTGTAGACGGTTTTGGCGATTTACCCGAATACTTTGCTAAAAATAAAGTGAGAATAGTTGCATCTCTGCCGTGCTATTTAGCAGATAATGTAGATAAAATGCGCGGTAGTGGGGTGTTTGATAGTTCAGTTCAAGCTTTGCAATGGCTGAATCGTCTTGGCTATGGACACAAACCAGATTTAATTTTGGACTTAGTATATAATCCCCAGTTACCTACATCAGAAAAATTTTCCTTGGCTCCCGAACAGAGCAACCTAGAAAAAGATTACAAAATGTTCTTACAAGAACATTTTGGCATCATGTTTAATAACCTATTCACTATTACTAATCTCCCAGTTG
The genomic region above belongs to Calothrix sp. NIES-2098 and contains:
- a CDS encoding alcohol dehydrogenase, with amino-acid sequence MKAQVFRGVNQLSYEEIPVPTLEPDEVLVQVRVVGLCQSDIKKIRYPLYEPPRIFGHETAGTIASVGSGVKNWQVGQRVAVMHHIPCMHCAYCLNENYSMCDVYKNISTTAGFNASGGGFAEYVKVPGHIVQNGGLIPIPDDISFEEASFVEPTNCCLKAVKKAQIAPGQTVLVTGAGPIGLMFVMLVKYFGARAIATDLLPSRIEKALNVGAEAAFDARDPDLPAKIHAITDGLGVDVTLLAVPSDKAFFQALDCTRKGGKILFFAEFPDEVSIPINPNILYRREIDLMGSYSSSYRLQNLSADIVFNRRINVEALISDRYPLQDLSQAVDRAIAPTPETYKILIYP
- a CDS encoding type 11 methyltransferase, translated to MTINFINEKKQAFDLWAPSYDWLLPSVFYQSVHKRLLEYVDLPPRPHVLDLGCGTGRLLDRLAAKFPDLRGTGLDLSPQMVRVARQNNRHRPRLIYVEGKAEFLPFADGQFDAVFNTISFLHYLEPTQILNEVGRVLSPGGRFYLVDTTVKGKPELHLKLGSLGKVRFYSSNQRELMGASAGLSCIGHYYLLGPVLLTIFAKPV
- a CDS encoding Mo-dependent nitrogenase family protein — translated: MTCFTQILLHHDLLYPVREWLESIEIHNRKLAHFLCKAIPAQCPFERDIKLFGRKLVHIPPMCKLNPLYEQVVTLRFKALCYLADKCGEDVAVYC
- a CDS encoding winged helix family two component transcriptional regulator, which codes for MTHILLVEDEVKLARFVELELNYEGYQVSVAYDGLTAITAAQNLHPDLIILDWMSPGLSGLETCRRLRSTGDRVPIIILTAKDKASDRILGLEANADDYLVKPFDVEELVTKVRTHLRRIQKKDVADVLEFEDLSLNRRTRKVCRGQRLIELTDQEFDLLEYLLIHPKQVVTSDRILEEAWSHDHIGDSKIIEIYIRYLRQKLEANNEKPLLQTVHGVGYVLNA
- a CDS encoding type 11 methyltransferase is translated as MTYLETAAQFYREVAETPQVGLCCVQSTPLQLPGLKVPLAMQEMNYGCGTTVHPNELANQPTVLYVGVGGGLEALQFAYFSRRVGAVIAVEPVAAMREAARRNLEIAAQENPWFDTSFVEICEGDAFNLPVADAAVDVVAQNCLFNIFEPEDLTRALKEAFRVLKPSGRLQMSDPIATRPIPAHLQQDERLRAMCLSGALTYEEYTQLIVNAGFGQVEIRARRPYRLLDTLTYNLEENLLLESLDSVSFKVAIPEDGACIFTGKTAIYSGAEPWFDDSAGHLLQRGIPAAVCDKTAAKLAALKPTEIAITDSTWHYNGGGCC
- a CDS encoding radical SAM domain-containing protein, whose product is MQIQSLNSLDIKITPFKQKVSHTLTKTNISILQINLGKRCNLACTHCHVEAGPKRTEELTPDICEQLIEVIQKFPQIKIVDLTGGAPEMNYGFKPLVEAASRTGKQVIVRSNLTIYFVDGFGDLPEYFAKNKVRIVASLPCYLADNVDKMRGSGVFDSSVQALQWLNRLGYGHKPDLILDLVYNPQLPTSEKFSLAPEQSNLEKDYKMFLQEHFGIMFNNLFTITNLPVGRTKMHLERQKLYANYLHFLESHFNPSTVDYLMCRDQLSIDYLGNVYDCDFNQMMNLPAKTRNGETLTVSKLLAAGSLDLIDEIQTAAYCYGCTAGCGSSCGGALV